A region of the Nitrospira sp. genome:
TTGAAGACTGAGGGACAGGTTGGAGTCATAGATAGCATTATCCGGAAGAGGGTAATGCTTAATGCTAGGAATACATTCATGACTGATTATCAATCTGCGATAGACAAGCTCTCAAAAAGTCTAGAACGGATACCGAGGTCAGAATTGCCCGTCGTGCTGGGAGAGCTGGAGCGTATTAAGGCGGTTATTTGGGCAGAGTTTATGACCACGGAGAAGGGGCAACCAGACGAGGCTTTGCTCGACATGTCAGATGTCGCTGTACGATTAAACATTCCTTTGTCACGGGCCTATGAACTTGTACGCCAAGGCAAATTGAGGGGTGTGCGGGTCGGAAAATATGTGCGCGTTCTACCAACAGTGCTCAAAGAGTATCAGGCCTCGCTCGCTACAGCATAAGCGGCTGGATGCTCGTCCTGCGCTTGTGGTAACGTCTGGTCGGGGAGTAATTTTTGATGGCCTGTATTCGTAAACGTCGAGGCAAGTGGATTGCGGATTGGCGAGATGGTTTTGGAAATCGGAAGTGGAAGACTTTCGAGACACGTCGGCAGGCTGAAGACTTTCTTGATCAGGAAAGACCAAAGGCCAGACAATGGCAACGTTCGGCAGTTCCACTCGATACGACGGTAGCCACCTACAAAACTCGCTGGCTCGCTTCGATTCAGCCAACCATAAAACATAGAACCTACGTCGGCTATGATCGGCTACTGACAGTTCATGTCATCCCTGTTCTAGGCTCCATTCCGGTACAGCGTCTCCACAGATCCCAAATAAAAGATTTCCTCGCCTCGAAGCTTGTTGTTGTTGGACCGAATTCGCTCACGAAGAACACGGTTCGCAATATTCATGCGACCTTGCGGGCCATGCTTCGTGCTGCGGTTGATGATGGGTTATTGACAAATAATCCCGCCGAGAAGTTGGGGCGACAGTTACGGTTGGTCACTCCGAAGGTGACGCGACAAGAAAACATTAAGTCCATGACTCGTGAACAGCGACAGTGCTTTCTGGTGCAGGCACAACAGGACTGTCCTCGGCTCTATCCACTCTTCGCAACGTTGGCAGGCACCGGCATGCGGCTAGGGGAGGTGGTCGCACTTCAATGGAGCGATCTGGATTATTCGAGTCGAGAGCTAAGAATCGAACGGGCGTTCTCGGATCATGCAACACATGGAGGGATACAGACACCCAAGTCAGGCCATGGGCGAACTGTCGATCTGTCCCGTAGCCTCATAGAGATTTTGAAAGCTCACGAGTGTTTGACGAGGCTTCCGGCCGCCCCGACAAAGCGGATTGCGGTTCCCGATTGGGTTTTCCCCACGAGCGGGGGAAAGCCTTTTGATGGCACAAATCTTCGTCGCGTAATGAGGGACATTTTAAAGAAGGCATCGCTTCCCTCGCACTTCACCCCACATTGCTTGAGGCACACCTATGCTTCCCTCATGCTGCAACAGGGCGAGTCCATCGTCTATGTTCAGCGGCAGCTTGGGCATGCGAGCATTCAGCTCACGGTCGATACGTATGGAAAATGGTTACCGATGGGCAATAAAGGTGCGGTGGATCGCCTGGACGGCGAAAGTGGTAGCAGAACGGTAGCAACAGGTATTCGTGGAAATAGTCCTTCCTCTATTCCTTCTATCCAACCTTCTGATAGTTCAATGTATTTTATGGAGCTGGCGAGAGGAATCGAACCCCCAACCGGCGGTTTACAAAACCGCTGCTCTGCCAATTGAGCTACGCCAGCCCGAGAGATCAGCTATCTGATTTACTATCTAAAGAATCTGAAAGGAAGATTGCGAACCCTACAATTCTTCTTCTCACCTGTCAAGATCTAGGCCGGGTGCAATTTAAGAGAAAGGCTTTCTTTGTGCAGGGTCTGATGACTCAACGATGCAGGCCATCCTTACTTTCACTTGAATAAAGTTTCAATTCCCAATAAGCTAATTCTGTGTTCAACCCTTCGACGAGAGAGTTGTTTCTCGTAGTGCGTTCTGATCATCCTTGTAGAGCCAAACCTGATTTCTTTGGTCCCCTCAGAGAGGAGTGCCCTTGATGAGCCAGTCACATATTCTCGTGATTGATGATGATCCTGCCGTGCGTCAAATCTTGGCGGAGACGCTCACCGGTGAAGGCCATCAGGTGACGGTCATGTCCAGCGGGCTGGAGGGAGTGGAGGCTGTCAAGGATCAGCCGGTGCACGTGGTGCTGACGGATCTCCAGATGCCGGGAATCGATGGGTTGGAAACCATCGACCGAATCTCGAAAATCGACTCCAAGATTATCGCGATTGTCATGACGGGTTATGGGACGGTCGACTATGCGGTACGGGCGATGAAAGCCGGCGCGTTTGATTTTATTACCAAGCCCTTTGAACCCGATACCGTGGCGGTAGTGGTCCGAAAGGCCTTGGACGTCTATAAGTTGAAGCAGGAGAACCACCTCCTTCGAAAAGCCGTGCGAGATCAATATCGCCTGGAGCATCTGGTGGGGACGAGTGCCCCGATGCGCATGGTACTTGATTTTGTCGAAAAGGTGGCTGATAGCGACAGTACGGTGCTGATTGAGGGCGAGAGCGGGACTGG
Encoded here:
- a CDS encoding helix-turn-helix domain-containing protein → MTDYQSAIDKLSKSLERIPRSELPVVLGELERIKAVIWAEFMTTEKGQPDEALLDMSDVAVRLNIPLSRAYELVRQGKLRGVRVGKYVRVLPTVLKEYQASLATA